A window of Megalops cyprinoides isolate fMegCyp1 chromosome 13, fMegCyp1.pri, whole genome shotgun sequence genomic DNA:
CAACTTtgtttgatattaaaatgattacCATAGTAGTAAAATAACTACTGCTTCTTCTGTATATGTGTTCAGCaattaaatacatgtatttgttttgaacagattacactgtgcttttgaaatattaatactaGTGCAGAATTACTGTATACATTAGTAACAGTGCAGTAATATTAATCACTAGTGCAGGAGTGAGTGAGGAGCAGAGAATAAAGTCACTGAGtgaaatggaggggggggggggagagatggaggtggGTGGTGTGGTACCTGTGACTCCGTTGCCCAGGCTGTTGTCGTCTGTCTGTAGGATCTCCTCATGTTTGTAGGTGCCATTCATGATCCTGGCTGATGAATTCTCTGTGACCCCATTGGTGTAATGCTCTGCCTCAATCTCCATCTCACTGTCACTGCAAAAgggacaaatacacacacacgcacacgcacacgcacacaaccgcacacgcacacagcaggTAGAAAGTAAGCACACAAAGCCAGACACCCACACCCCTGCCCACAACTTGCATGATGGCATCATGTTCCCATTGGCTTCTTGCCACTCCTGGTGCTGTCCAGTCAGCAAGGGGAAAACGGCAGCACTCCATCAGGAACTGAGCCTGCTGTAATCGCGCTTCTAGTGTGCCTTCAATAAACTCACGGCTTCATTAACAACAGAATCCGTTCAGATTCAGTCTGGCCACCTGGGGGCGCCAGAAACAGTGAAACGGCCACTGAGAGCCATTTCCTCCTGTGCTGAATGACCCTGACTGCAGCATTTCAGCAGACAGGAGGAAATGTGAGAGACAGATGAAATGGATGACATGTGggttcctctctcactcctgttTGGATATCCTGCCCCTGCCTCCAagctctcctctcttcttccttcccTTCAGACCCTTGAGGCAGCACCCTCCTCCCTCCAACCCAGCCtacccctcacccctccaccccaccctgtCCCTCCCCCACTCCAGCGCCCTCACCTGGTCTCCTGGTTGCTGGTGCCGCTGTGGGGCTGGGATTTAGTGGAGTCGCTGGAGTTGGACTCGGAGTAGTTgacggaggagggggaggaggaagaggaggaggaggtggagctgaCGCCGGGGTATTTGCTGTGGCTCTTGCTCTTGCTGGGGGTGACCCCGTTACTGCAGGTGGGGCTGTCTGCTCctgtggggagggtggggggggggggggggcagtcaggCCACAATCgacattaccccccccccccccatcatacACCTTCAACACACCTCACCTGTGCAGGTaggtgagtatgtgtgtgtgtgttacctgtgctatgcaggtgtgtgtgtgttacttgcgctgtgcaggtctgtgtgtgtgttacctgtgctgtgcaggtgtatgggtgtgttacctgtgctgtgcaggtgtgcgtgtgtgtgcattacctgtgctgtgcaggtgGGGGTTGGTAGCTCCGTGTCGGGGACTCAGGCTGGGGGAGGCGGGGTAGCTGTCCTGGGATTTGGGGGAGTGGTTACTGAAGCAGCGAACCTCACTGTCTGAACCATTCACCATCTCCACAAATTGCCGACACCTAGGTTGGAGAAAACACATAGgtttataaaaacacacacacacacacacagagctttataaacctacatgcacacacacatgcacacaaattatacaggcacaagcacacacaaatttaaaaatacacacaaacttAGGGCCATGTTTTGGCCTCAGATCCCCGCATTACCCCCTCCTCTTTGCTCAGGTGTTTCctcttgctgttgctgtgttgaATCCCTGTGCAGATCGGTATTTATCTgagtgctgtctgaggctgtcTCAGCTGTTTCAGGCCCTTTCAGCTTGCAGTGTTCTGGGTGGCACCTGATACACGGCCACTATTTACATCTGCCTTTTACTGCGTGCTGATTTTCTGAGCAGCCCAAATACTGTGCTCTGATTTTTATGATGTCACTTTTAttctgctgtgtggctgtgtacaGCTTGCCAATGATAACACCAAGTTCCAGGCTACTCACTTCATGATCAACATGAAGAGTAAGTTGGGGCTATGTTTGAGGCTACTCGCTTCAACATGAAAAGTACGTTGGGGTTGTGTTTGAGGCTACTCACTTCAACATGAAGAGTAAGTTGGGGCTGTGTTTGAGGCTACTCACTTCAACATGAAGAGTAAGTTGGGGTTGTGTTTGAGGCTACTCACTTCAACATGAAGAGTAAGTTGGGGCTGTGTTTGAGGCTACTCACTTCAACATGAAGAGTAAGTTGGGGCTGTGTTTGAGGCTACTCACTTCAACATGAAGAGTAAGTTGGGGCTGTGTTTGAGGCTACTCACTTCAACATGAAGAGTAAGTTGGGGTTGTGTTCTAGGAGTCCGGGGTAGAGCTGCTGTGTGGCATCTATGGCCTCTCCAACCCGACCTGCTAACACCAGCTTCTGTATTCCTGTAAccgggaggagaggagacaggacAGCTTCATAATGTGCGTATGTTTAAGAGAACAagaaagagtgtgtgcatgcctgtaaCATAAAAAGAGGAAGTATGAGTATGtatacctgcatgtgtgtgtgtgtgtagatgtgtgtatCTGAGAAAaagagtgtgtgcacgtgtgtgtgtgtgtgtgtgtgtgtgtgagagagaaagatcgtgtttctcactctgtctgttcTTTATTGAGGTCTGCTCCTCTTGGATCATGGTCTCTGTGGCTCTGGCAAAGGCTGTTGCTGTGGCACAATACCCATGATGCACCAGGTAGCTGGACACCATGCTGTGAGggtgagaggtgagagacagggtgacatcatcagcagcagggcaggacagcaggacaCATCAACACAGAGAGGCATGTTCGTGCAGTTCAGCTGTGCTGCCTGCCTCTCCCGGATTAAAACATCTCAGCCTCTAATCACCCAAACACACTGGCCCCGCAGAGCttagaacacaaacacacacagcacagtgaccaCGTCTCCGCTTAACCCCCGGAATCCCACagcgtctcacacacacacacaacctgccgtctgttgtgtgtgtgtgcgcgtgtgtgtgtttgacagtatgtgtgtgatgtgtgtgatgtgtgtgacagcgtgtgtgtgtgtgtgtgtgtgtgtgtgtgtgtatgatgtgtgtgtgtcagtgagagtgtgtgagtgtgtgtgtctgagtgtgtgtgtatgatgtgtgtgacagtgtgtgtgtgtgtgtgtgtgtgtgtgtgcgtctgcgtgtatgcatgcgtatgtgtatatgtgtgtgtgtgtgtgtgtgtgtgtgtgtctgtttgagtgtgtgtgtatgatgcgtgtgtgtgtctcacctctGCAGCACGGCCTGCCACTCTGCCAGTCTCTCTCCGATGGGGAAGCGGGCGATCATGCCGTGGATCTTGGCTCTCCACTCACTCATGTAGTCCTCGATGTCGAACACAAAGGGCTGCTGGCCGAAGTTAGCATCGACAATCTCCCCCGGGGTCTGCAGGCCTACTGTCGGGTACAGGTTCGgctgtgggggggagagggagggagagagggagggagagaaggaaagagggataAATGAAAGAGGAggttgagaggaaaaaaagtggaatgAGCAAATTACAGTCACACTTTCGCAGCCGTGCTTTCACCCTCTACCCATGATTCTCGGCACTACCATGGCCGTTCTCCCCGGAGGCGTCCTGCCTCCTCGGCTCGGTGTGATGCTGCTTCTCCTCTCATTACCAGCTTTAAAACGCTACAGCGCCTCCGCAGGACGGAGGCTGCAACATCCTCCtccaccgacacacacacacagcctcacacagccgGTCACAGCAGCCCAGCACCCCAGTTTGCCCTGATCTGTGGCCGTGTAAAATGAGTGCCATCTGACGTtctaaccccccaccccccgctacagcacagacacagtgagagacagatCTGAGATTTACTTACAGGGAGGTCTGTGAACGCCACCCCTGGaagagaagcacagagaagacagaggggTTAGTGCAATACGCATCACTTCCTGGGGTCAGAGACAGGAAATGCTGGCCACAGTTCATACTGTACAGAGCTTACAACCCTCagtgaaaggcactatatacAGAGTAAACATTATTAGcttattattagcattattctCTCTCATGACATCACTACCATTACCAAAGAGACAGGCCTGGATGAAGTCACCTTTGGAATAT
This region includes:
- the ranbp10 gene encoding ran-binding protein 10 isoform X2, which encodes MGIGLSAQGVNMNRLPGWDKHSYGYHGDDGHSFCSSGTGQPYGPTFTTGDVIGCCVNLINNTCFYTKNGHSLGVAFTDLPPNLYPTVGLQTPGEIVDANFGQQPFVFDIEDYMSEWRAKIHGMIARFPIGERLAEWQAVLQSMVSSYLVHHGYCATATAFARATETMIQEEQTSIKNRQRIQKLVLAGRVGEAIDATQQLYPGLLEHNPNLLFMLKCRQFVEMVNGSDSEVRCFSNHSPKSQDSYPASPSLSPRHGATNPHLHSTGADSPTCSNGVTPSKSKSHSKYPGVSSTSSSSSSSPSSVNYSESNSSDSTKSQPHSGTSNQETSDSEMEIEAEHYTNGVTENSSARIMNGTYKHEEILQTDDNSLGNGVTEESCAPRQLCGGNQAATERMIQFGRELQALNEQLCREYGKNATHKKMLQDAFSLLAYSDPWNCPVGQQLDPTQRESICSALNSAILESQNLPKQPPLMLALGQATECVQLMARVRSGSCSFARVDNFLH